The proteins below are encoded in one region of Nocardioides marmorisolisilvae:
- a CDS encoding aromatic ring-hydroxylating dioxygenase subunit alpha, producing MRIQPAPPEVHDEFYDAAGRFWLPVARSVDVPIGGRLASRLLGEDLVVWRDYHGQVTVLDNLCLHRGTMLSDGEVTGSGNLACPYHGWEYGSDGACVRIPQLPPETKIPSKARVGAHPVREQNGLIWTRLASSGEAEADVPPCPNFGEAAWTFHVGTPSDWHCQATRMVENFLDVAHFGYIHADTFGNPDVSSVVPTSVRTSPDMLHIDAKVPYLARDPWGKPPEGQDFAVVDVEYDYHYDVPFTAWIRGVTKGDEYILFVSAAPRTVAETTVFWAFGVPDSLQVSADEIERRENAVFSPDRFIVEGQRPEWLPLDLAAELHMRFDSIGLNLRRSLNHHGFPVVSLLRA from the coding sequence GTGCGTATCCAGCCGGCGCCGCCCGAGGTGCATGATGAGTTCTACGACGCTGCGGGCAGGTTTTGGCTCCCCGTCGCACGCTCGGTCGACGTCCCCATCGGGGGGAGACTCGCGAGTCGCCTTCTGGGCGAGGATCTCGTGGTCTGGCGCGACTATCACGGCCAGGTGACGGTGCTGGATAATTTGTGTCTGCACCGCGGCACGATGCTCTCCGATGGAGAGGTCACTGGTTCTGGAAACCTCGCATGTCCCTACCACGGCTGGGAATACGGATCTGACGGAGCGTGTGTTCGCATTCCGCAACTTCCACCAGAGACCAAGATCCCGTCGAAGGCGCGCGTTGGCGCTCACCCGGTCCGTGAGCAGAACGGTTTGATCTGGACCCGCCTTGCCTCGTCAGGTGAGGCGGAAGCTGACGTGCCGCCCTGTCCGAACTTCGGCGAAGCGGCCTGGACCTTCCATGTGGGCACCCCAAGCGATTGGCACTGTCAAGCGACCCGCATGGTCGAGAACTTCTTGGACGTCGCCCACTTCGGTTACATCCACGCAGACACGTTCGGAAACCCCGACGTCTCGAGCGTGGTGCCCACCTCGGTGAGAACCAGTCCGGACATGCTCCACATCGATGCAAAGGTCCCCTACCTGGCGCGTGACCCTTGGGGAAAGCCACCTGAGGGCCAGGATTTCGCGGTCGTCGACGTCGAGTACGACTACCACTACGACGTTCCCTTTACGGCCTGGATTCGCGGGGTCACGAAGGGTGACGAGTACATTCTCTTTGTATCGGCGGCACCACGGACGGTCGCGGAGACCACCGTCTTCTGGGCTTTTGGCGTGCCAGACAGTCTCCAGGTCTCCGCTGACGAGATCGAACGGCGCGAGAACGCAGTGTTCAGCCCCGACCGATTCATCGTCGAGGGGCAGCGTCCCGAGTGGCTCCCGTTGGACCTGGCCGCCGAGTTGCACATGCGGTTCGACTCGATCGGCCTCAACCTGCGCCGATCTCTGAACCACCACGGGTTCCCCGTCGTCTCCCTGCTGCGAGCATGA
- a CDS encoding ThiF family adenylyltransferase → MSGIRPPVESVELRFRGADWDRLVGHLFPGDSDEHGAALLCGQAQVGTRLTLVVREVVPAQDGRDYLPGTRGYRLLDGAFVTRQLRAAHDAGLVYLAAHNHGGSDRVGFSGSDLASHERGYPTLLAINGSPVGGLVLAKNAIAGDIWLTDGRRLPLYVTTVVGEGLTRLTDGDSRESDSATEQILERYERQALIFGPAGQSILSNLRVGVVGAGGVGMLVVQALSRLGVGEFVLIDPDHVSVTNLPRLPEARLSDAIGHWGNGPFGRLARRFGRNQPTSKVRLAARVIHGANPDARITAIRGDVADDSIARSLIGCDFIFLAADTMLSREVVNQIAYQYLVPTLQVGSKVVIDSASGDVLDVFGAVRALGTAPGCLRCNDLINMSKLAEESVASVEQRQNQRYVDEPGIDAPSVITLNAMAVGIAVNDFMQFATGLGRPASGYRIIRSKPVAAGQPQLVVQQPHIDPECHVCGLRSYSVLSVGDASELPTRIR, encoded by the coding sequence ATGAGCGGAATCCGGCCACCAGTGGAGTCAGTCGAGTTGCGGTTTCGCGGCGCCGACTGGGACCGGCTCGTCGGTCACCTGTTCCCGGGCGATAGCGACGAGCACGGCGCTGCCTTGCTGTGCGGGCAAGCGCAGGTGGGTACTCGTCTGACACTGGTGGTACGCGAAGTCGTTCCGGCGCAAGACGGCCGCGACTATCTGCCTGGCACAAGGGGTTACCGCCTCCTCGACGGCGCTTTTGTCACCCGCCAACTTCGTGCGGCGCACGATGCAGGCCTGGTTTACCTCGCGGCACACAACCACGGCGGATCTGACCGTGTCGGATTCTCCGGTTCCGACCTCGCGTCTCACGAGCGTGGCTACCCGACGCTGCTCGCCATCAATGGTTCTCCCGTGGGTGGCTTGGTGCTTGCCAAGAATGCCATCGCAGGCGACATCTGGCTGACTGACGGCCGGCGCCTACCGTTGTACGTGACTACTGTGGTCGGCGAGGGCCTGACGCGACTCACCGACGGCGACTCACGCGAGTCTGACTCCGCAACCGAGCAGATACTCGAGCGATACGAGCGCCAAGCACTAATCTTCGGTCCCGCCGGGCAAAGCATCCTCAGCAACCTGCGCGTCGGAGTTGTCGGAGCAGGCGGTGTCGGGATGTTGGTGGTGCAGGCACTGAGCCGACTTGGTGTTGGTGAGTTCGTCCTGATTGACCCGGATCATGTCAGCGTCACCAACCTCCCGCGCCTGCCTGAGGCGCGCCTCAGCGATGCCATTGGTCATTGGGGGAACGGTCCTTTCGGGCGCCTTGCCCGGCGCTTCGGGCGCAACCAGCCGACGTCAAAGGTCCGCCTCGCCGCACGTGTGATCCACGGAGCCAATCCCGACGCGCGCATAACCGCAATCCGAGGCGATGTCGCCGACGATTCGATTGCTCGCTCGCTGATTGGGTGCGACTTTATTTTCCTCGCCGCCGACACAATGCTGTCGCGAGAAGTCGTCAACCAGATCGCCTACCAATACCTCGTTCCCACCCTGCAGGTCGGCTCGAAGGTCGTGATCGACTCCGCAAGCGGCGATGTTCTGGATGTCTTTGGTGCAGTTCGTGCGCTCGGGACCGCGCCGGGATGCCTGCGCTGCAACGACCTGATCAACATGTCCAAACTCGCCGAAGAATCGGTGGCCTCTGTCGAGCAGCGACAGAACCAGCGATACGTCGATGAGCCGGGCATCGACGCACCCAGCGTGATCACCCTCAACGCGATGGCAGTCGGGATCGCTGTCAACGACTTCATGCAATTTGCCACCGGACTCGGTCGCCCGGCAAGTGGGTACCGGATTATCCGCAGCAAACCTGTAGCTGCTGGTCAGCCACAGCTCGTCGTTCAACAACCGCATATTGACCCTGAGTGCCACGTCTGCGGGCTTCGGTCGTACTCCGTGTTGTCAGTCGGCGACGCATCCGAGTTGCCCACCCGTATTCGGTAG
- a CDS encoding helix-turn-helix domain-containing protein encodes MEHELGARIREIREGARILAGDLAERVGLDPTTISKIENGRRGVKPAELARIARALKVSPLALLEPDSLVAQLPIASRAAGASGVMGAAYDRLVATAELHQVLADHHIYSSPKLSGVPSIEGLGWLAAADALATWAREALQLDAVEGDERFSELAERIQTRLGVDVLVATHEGDSLSGAAITDRRFPLIFVNSAHALPRSLFTLAHELGHILAGHNGNAITLDRELSGSTTEERLANAFAASFLMPEDVVRKMVEDKGRSEVALINLAYALGVSFESLVYRLHNLSLIDAAGRDQLRRVNWRQVLLHLSDEHMRGGLTRDQAAQLQARSLTAPAELPPALLVFRASEGFRKGAISAHAFADLVGEDPDGVLANYEIDPDLNEARSLIDADYAPRVSEADEDRFSGLPF; translated from the coding sequence GTGGAACACGAACTGGGCGCGCGAATCCGTGAAATCCGTGAGGGCGCCAGGATTCTCGCTGGCGACCTCGCCGAGAGAGTCGGGCTCGATCCGACCACGATCTCCAAGATCGAGAACGGTCGGCGTGGCGTCAAGCCCGCGGAGCTCGCGAGGATCGCTCGAGCCTTAAAGGTGTCGCCACTGGCCTTGCTCGAACCCGACTCCCTGGTCGCGCAATTGCCGATCGCGTCACGGGCGGCAGGCGCGAGCGGGGTGATGGGTGCTGCCTACGATCGTCTAGTCGCGACCGCGGAATTGCACCAGGTCCTGGCGGACCATCACATCTACTCATCCCCGAAGCTCTCGGGCGTCCCATCCATCGAGGGACTTGGCTGGCTGGCTGCGGCAGATGCATTGGCGACCTGGGCGCGCGAGGCGCTTCAGTTGGACGCCGTGGAAGGCGACGAGCGCTTCTCCGAGCTGGCTGAACGCATTCAAACCCGCCTGGGCGTCGACGTCCTTGTCGCCACTCATGAGGGCGACTCGCTATCGGGTGCCGCGATCACGGACCGGCGATTTCCACTGATCTTCGTCAACTCGGCGCATGCGCTCCCGCGTTCGCTCTTCACGCTTGCCCACGAACTCGGACACATCCTGGCCGGCCACAACGGCAACGCCATCACCCTCGATCGCGAACTCTCTGGATCGACGACGGAGGAGCGCTTGGCGAATGCTTTCGCCGCAAGTTTCCTCATGCCCGAGGACGTCGTTCGAAAGATGGTCGAAGACAAGGGGCGCTCCGAAGTTGCGCTAATCAATCTGGCGTACGCGCTAGGCGTCAGCTTCGAAAGCCTTGTCTATCGCCTACACAACTTGAGTTTGATCGACGCCGCAGGCCGCGACCAACTGCGCCGGGTCAACTGGCGACAGGTGCTCCTGCACCTGTCCGATGAACACATGCGAGGCGGACTTACGCGCGACCAAGCCGCCCAACTGCAGGCTCGCTCTCTTACCGCTCCCGCGGAACTGCCACCCGCGCTGCTCGTCTTCCGGGCGAGCGAAGGCTTCCGCAAGGGGGCCATCAGCGCTCACGCATTTGCTGACCTCGTCGGCGAAGATCCCGACGGCGTGCTGGCGAACTACGAGATCGATCCGGATCTAAACGAAGCACGCAGCCTCATCGACGCCGACTACGCGCCCCGGGTGTCCGAGGCGGACGAGGATCGGTTCTCGGGTCTGCCCTTCTGA
- a CDS encoding multiubiquitin domain-containing protein, protein MTESNASPSTAAIRIIVNGQAIVMTSKHVTGAEIKAAAIAVGVPIQADFVLSEVRPSGEQKIVPDDHQVSLKDGDEFWAIPGDDNS, encoded by the coding sequence ATGACTGAGAGCAACGCGTCCCCGTCCACGGCGGCCATCCGGATCATTGTCAACGGTCAGGCCATCGTCATGACGTCGAAGCATGTGACTGGCGCCGAGATCAAGGCTGCTGCGATCGCAGTGGGCGTTCCGATTCAGGCTGATTTTGTGCTGTCGGAGGTGCGACCGAGCGGGGAGCAGAAGATCGTTCCCGACGACCATCAGGTGAGCCTGAAGGACGGCGATGAGTTCTGGGCGATTCCCGGTGACGACAATTCCTGA